Proteins encoded within one genomic window of Phototrophicus methaneseepsis:
- the pgeF gene encoding peptidoglycan editing factor PgeF: protein MLSAVNVDNLKYYREPDWTGIKHGIFTRHGGYSAAPWASLNVGGTVGDDVDAVRANHRLMYEALDVAGAQACTTWLVHSADVVVALGPVENRRWLAKADGIITNQPDIPLVMRYADCTPLLFYDPIQQVIGLAHAGWRGTVQGMASNMVLAMQDTYGSKPGDIQAIIGPAISCEAFQVGEEVVKAVEDHFGTLDGLMRRDPADGTAYVDLWAANMLDLERAGVENITVAGLCTYQRTDEFFSHRAEKGRTGRFGAVISL, encoded by the coding sequence ATGCTCAGCGCAGTAAACGTAGATAACCTCAAATACTATCGTGAACCGGATTGGACAGGGATCAAACACGGCATCTTTACCCGTCATGGGGGCTATAGTGCAGCGCCCTGGGCGTCTCTAAACGTTGGTGGCACGGTTGGCGATGATGTTGATGCTGTCCGGGCGAACCATCGCCTTATGTATGAAGCACTGGACGTTGCAGGCGCACAGGCGTGTACGACCTGGCTTGTACACAGCGCGGATGTGGTCGTGGCATTGGGCCCTGTTGAAAATCGGCGATGGCTGGCAAAGGCTGATGGCATCATTACCAATCAACCGGATATACCGCTTGTCATGCGTTATGCGGATTGCACGCCATTGTTGTTTTATGATCCGATTCAGCAGGTCATCGGCCTGGCACATGCGGGTTGGCGTGGTACGGTACAGGGCATGGCTTCTAATATGGTCCTGGCAATGCAGGATACGTATGGCTCTAAACCAGGGGATATACAGGCCATCATTGGGCCAGCGATCTCTTGTGAAGCCTTTCAAGTTGGGGAAGAAGTTGTAAAAGCTGTCGAAGATCATTTTGGGACGCTCGATGGCTTGATGCGACGTGACCCGGCAGATGGCACAGCATATGTTGATTTGTGGGCTGCCAATATGCTCGACTTGGAACGTGCAGGTGTTGAAAATATTACGGTGGCTGGCCTGTGTACGTACCAGCGGACGGATGAGTTCTTCTCTCACCGCGCCGAAAAGGGGCGTACAGGTCGGTTCGGCGCAGTAATTAGTTTATGA
- a CDS encoding YggS family pyridoxal phosphate-dependent enzyme translates to MVQNSTIAENIDHVRETIATACARAGRSEDDVRLVAVSKKKPVSDVLAAVAAGVYDFGENRVEEALTKIPQVEQQVERMPTWHMIGHIQSRKARDVVSLFTHVHSLDSLKLAKRLSGLAEQENKTLNVLLEVNISGEAGKYGFEAFDWDKSSQVHDALWQDIRQVMALPALNIIGLMTMAPFVDDAEEARPVFAGLAGLRDALAESLAVSLPHLSMGMTNDYPVAIEEGATMVRVGTAIFGARTV, encoded by the coding sequence ATGGTACAGAATTCAACGATTGCAGAGAATATCGACCACGTGCGAGAGACAATTGCTACGGCCTGCGCACGCGCGGGGCGTTCAGAAGATGATGTGCGACTGGTTGCTGTCAGTAAGAAAAAGCCTGTATCGGATGTGTTGGCCGCTGTAGCCGCAGGGGTATATGACTTTGGGGAAAACCGCGTTGAAGAAGCCTTGACGAAAATCCCCCAGGTTGAGCAGCAGGTGGAACGCATGCCTACATGGCATATGATCGGCCATATTCAGAGCCGTAAAGCACGGGATGTGGTTTCGCTATTCACACATGTTCATTCGCTGGATTCTCTGAAGCTTGCCAAGAGGCTTTCAGGCTTGGCTGAGCAAGAGAATAAAACGCTCAATGTCTTGCTGGAGGTTAACATTTCTGGCGAAGCAGGAAAATATGGCTTTGAAGCGTTTGACTGGGATAAATCATCACAGGTACATGATGCCCTCTGGCAGGATATTCGCCAAGTGATGGCCTTGCCCGCTCTCAATATCATTGGCTTGATGACGATGGCCCCGTTTGTTGATGATGCTGAAGAAGCCCGCCCTGTTTTCGCCGGATTAGCTGGCTTACGGGATGCTCTGGCAGAATCCCTGGCCGTTTCCTTGCCACACCTCAGCATGGGGATGACAAATGATTATCCCGTTGCTATTGAAGAAGGGGCGACGATGGTACGTGTCGGCACAGCGATCTTTGGTGCGCGTACAGTATAG
- a CDS encoding YggT family protein — protein MGIVVAIIVWALQIFSFILMARVLMTWIPNLDYSNPIVRFLLDVTEPVLQPIRNALPSASGMDFSPIVAFLGIWVLRMLLISVV, from the coding sequence ATGGGAATCGTTGTAGCCATTATCGTATGGGCTTTGCAGATTTTTAGTTTCATCCTGATGGCGCGCGTTTTGATGACGTGGATTCCGAACCTGGATTATAGCAATCCGATTGTACGGTTTTTGCTGGATGTGACAGAGCCAGTCTTGCAGCCAATTCGTAATGCACTGCCATCGGCTAGCGGGATGGACTTCAGCCCGATTGTGGCCTTCCTGGGCATTTGGGTGCTGCGCATGCTCTTGATTTCAGTGGTCTAA
- a CDS encoding DUF167 domain-containing protein — MSERKFEFTDVRGGAAIGVRVVTRSAATELVGRSEDGALKVRLQSAPAGAPAANDELIQLIADLLGVSASAIEIVAGAEKRDKLLSIEGLSTADVEARLRVD, encoded by the coding sequence ATGTCGGAACGAAAGTTTGAATTTACAGATGTACGGGGTGGGGCCGCTATTGGGGTACGTGTTGTTACACGTTCTGCCGCAACCGAGCTTGTTGGTCGCTCAGAAGATGGTGCGCTGAAGGTTCGCTTGCAATCTGCTCCGGCCGGTGCTCCGGCGGCTAATGATGAGCTGATTCAACTCATCGCAGATTTGCTAGGAGTTAGCGCCTCAGCTATCGAAATCGTTGCAGGTGCTGAAAAGCGCGATAAGCTACTGAGCATCGAAGGTCTTTCTACTGCTGACGTTGAGGCTCGCCTGCGCGTCGATTAA